From the genome of Flavobacterium ovatum, one region includes:
- the mltG gene encoding endolytic transglycosylase MltG — protein MNLKKIISISAIVIISGLIIYGFILVRQIFAENTKFSENEVYIHIPTNANYKTAKAIIATYVENMDHFEMVANKRNYPANVKAGRFLFTKGMNSYELVKTLFLNVPVKLAFNNQERLENFAGRVSSQIEADSISLLKTIKDSVFMKENGFNEETVFAMFIPNTYEFYWNTSAVKFRDKMIKEYRKFWTDERIAKAKQQGLTPVEATILASIVHKESVKKDERPRIAGVYLNRLKLGMPLQADPTVIYAIKKNSNDFDQVIKRVFYNDLRMSSPYNTYVNVGLPPGPIAMPDITAMEAVLNPEKHDYIFFCASVERFGYHEFAATLSEHNQNAKKYSNWINSQGVKR, from the coding sequence TTGAACCTAAAGAAAATCATTTCGATCTCCGCTATTGTTATTATCTCAGGATTAATCATATATGGCTTTATTTTAGTACGACAAATTTTTGCAGAAAACACCAAGTTCTCCGAAAATGAAGTTTACATTCATATTCCTACTAATGCCAATTACAAAACTGCAAAAGCAATCATAGCAACCTATGTTGAAAATATGGATCATTTTGAAATGGTCGCAAACAAACGCAACTATCCAGCGAATGTAAAAGCAGGACGTTTTTTGTTTACCAAAGGAATGAATAGTTACGAATTAGTTAAAACATTATTCCTGAATGTCCCCGTAAAATTAGCATTCAACAATCAAGAGAGATTAGAGAATTTTGCTGGAAGAGTAAGCTCTCAAATAGAAGCTGATAGTATCTCGTTACTTAAAACGATTAAAGATTCAGTATTTATGAAAGAAAATGGCTTTAATGAAGAAACCGTTTTTGCGATGTTTATTCCAAACACTTATGAATTCTACTGGAATACCTCAGCGGTAAAGTTTAGAGACAAGATGATAAAGGAATATCGTAAATTTTGGACGGATGAACGTATTGCCAAAGCCAAACAACAAGGCCTTACTCCTGTTGAAGCCACTATCTTAGCCTCTATCGTACATAAAGAATCTGTTAAGAAAGATGAACGTCCTCGTATTGCAGGTGTTTACTTAAACCGATTAAAACTGGGAATGCCACTACAAGCAGATCCAACGGTCATATATGCTATTAAAAAGAATTCAAATGATTTCGACCAAGTAATCAAAAGAGTATTCTACAATGATCTTAGGATGAGCTCTCCTTATAACACTTATGTAAACGTTGGGCTTCCTCCAGGACCAATTGCTATGCCAGACATTACAGCCATGGAAGCGGTACTAAACCCTGAAAAGCATGATTATATCTTTTTCTGCGCTAGTGTCGAACGTTTTGGATACCATGAGTTTGCTGCTACTTTATCTGAGCATAATCAAAATGCAAAGAAATATTCCAATTGGATTAACAGTCAAGGCGTAAAAAGATAG
- the dapF gene encoding diaminopimelate epimerase, with protein sequence MQVEFYKYQGTGNDFVMIDNRTETFPKENTQLIAHLCDRRFGIGGDGLILLENDPVTDFKMVYYNSDGNQSTMCGNGGRCLVAFAKKMKVIDNTATFNAIDGLHHASVSPEGIVSLQMIDVNQINNTPDYSFLNTGSPHHVQLVDDLKNYNVKENGAALRYGSLYGQEGSNINFVTKIDNTTFSLRTYERGVEDETLACGTGATAVAIAMNATGQTNATAININVEGGKLAVSFDKKDNLYTNVFLIGPAKFVFGGTVTI encoded by the coding sequence ATGCAAGTAGAATTTTATAAATATCAAGGAACAGGAAACGATTTTGTAATGATTGATAATCGTACGGAAACTTTCCCAAAAGAAAACACCCAACTTATTGCTCATTTATGCGATAGACGCTTTGGAATTGGTGGCGACGGACTCATTTTATTAGAAAACGACCCTGTAACTGATTTTAAAATGGTGTATTACAACTCAGACGGAAACCAGAGTACCATGTGCGGTAATGGTGGTAGATGTTTAGTGGCTTTCGCAAAAAAAATGAAGGTTATTGATAACACTGCAACTTTTAACGCTATTGACGGTTTACACCATGCGAGCGTAAGTCCTGAAGGAATCGTTTCTTTACAGATGATTGACGTAAACCAAATCAACAATACTCCTGATTATTCCTTTTTGAATACGGGTTCTCCACATCATGTGCAATTGGTAGACGACTTAAAAAATTATAATGTAAAAGAAAATGGAGCGGCTTTGCGGTACGGTTCTTTATATGGTCAAGAAGGTAGCAACATCAACTTTGTTACAAAAATAGATAACACAACTTTTTCATTACGAACGTATGAAAGAGGTGTAGAAGATGAAACTTTGGCTTGTGGTACTGGAGCAACTGCTGTAGCAATAGCGATGAACGCCACGGGACAAACAAATGCTACGGCCATCAACATCAATGTGGAAGGTGGAAAACTAGCAGTTTCTTTTGACAAAAAAGACAATCTATATACTAATGTATTTTTAATTGGGCCTGCCAAATTTGTTTTTGGTGGTACTGTGACGATCTAA
- a CDS encoding SDR family oxidoreductase, protein MNFKNKMLRDDALQGKVIVVTGGGSGLGKAMTQYFLELGAKVAITSRDLDKLINTASELESATGGTCLPLQCDVRHYEQVEAMLQQVLKAFGKVDVLLNNAAGNFISPTERLSSNAFDTVIDIVLKGTKNCTLAFGKHWIESKQEHSTVLNIVTTYAWTGSAYVVPSATAKAGVLAMTRSLAVEWAKYGIRTNAIAPGPFPTKGAWDRLLPGDLAEKFDMAKKVPLKRVGDHQELANLAAYLVSDFSAYINGEVVVIDGGEWLKGAGQFNLLEAIPEELWDQLEAMIKAKKSK, encoded by the coding sequence ATGAATTTTAAAAATAAAATGCTACGTGATGATGCGCTCCAAGGCAAAGTGATTGTAGTTACTGGTGGCGGAAGTGGATTAGGAAAAGCCATGACTCAATATTTCCTAGAATTAGGAGCTAAAGTAGCTATTACTTCCCGTGATTTAGATAAACTAATAAACACTGCATCAGAACTTGAAAGCGCTACTGGTGGGACCTGCTTACCACTACAATGTGACGTAAGGCACTACGAACAGGTAGAGGCAATGCTACAACAAGTACTCAAAGCCTTTGGAAAAGTAGATGTATTACTCAACAATGCAGCAGGAAATTTCATTTCGCCAACCGAAAGATTATCATCCAACGCCTTTGACACCGTCATTGATATTGTCCTTAAAGGAACCAAAAACTGTACATTGGCCTTTGGAAAACATTGGATAGAAAGCAAACAAGAACATTCTACCGTACTTAATATCGTAACTACATATGCATGGACAGGATCAGCTTATGTCGTACCCTCTGCCACTGCCAAAGCAGGTGTTTTAGCAATGACACGTAGTCTAGCTGTAGAATGGGCAAAGTACGGGATTCGTACCAATGCCATCGCACCAGGTCCGTTTCCTACCAAAGGAGCTTGGGATAGATTACTACCAGGTGATTTGGCTGAAAAATTTGACATGGCCAAGAAAGTTCCTTTAAAACGTGTAGGCGATCACCAAGAATTAGCAAATTTGGCTGCTTATCTAGTTTCCGACTTTTCGGCATACATCAATGGTGAAGTTGTCGTGATTGACGGCGGAGAATGGCTAAAAGGTGCTGGACAATTCAACCTACTCGAAGCGATTCCTGAAGAACTTTGGGATCAACTCGAAGCGATGATTAAAGCTAAGAAAAGTAAATAA
- a CDS encoding GNAT family protein, which produces MITLKGKNIYLRALEPNDLEFVYAMENDESIWEVSSTQTPYSRFLIRQYLENAQQDIYEAKQLRLAICQDEDFPAIGLIDLFDFDPKNNKAGIGIVLQGVSHRKKNIGSEALALLINYSFHHLNLHQLYANISEENEPSKALFTKFGFECIGIKKDWNLINGVYKDEGMYQLINSDASELT; this is translated from the coding sequence ATGATCACCTTAAAAGGAAAAAACATTTACCTACGTGCTCTAGAACCAAATGATTTGGAGTTTGTTTATGCGATGGAAAATGACGAAAGTATTTGGGAAGTGAGCAGCACTCAAACACCATACAGTCGTTTTTTAATTCGGCAATACTTAGAAAACGCACAACAAGATATATATGAAGCCAAACAATTGCGTTTAGCTATTTGTCAGGATGAAGATTTCCCCGCTATTGGATTAATTGACCTTTTTGATTTTGACCCAAAAAACAACAAAGCAGGTATTGGAATTGTCCTTCAAGGAGTTAGCCATCGGAAAAAAAACATTGGTTCGGAAGCATTAGCCCTTTTAATAAACTATTCTTTTCATCACCTTAATTTGCATCAATTGTATGCAAATATTAGTGAAGAAAACGAACCAAGTAAAGCTCTTTTTACTAAATTTGGCTTTGAATGTATTGGAATTAAAAAAGACTGGAATCTTATAAATGGAGTTTATAAAGACGAAGGAATGTATCAATTAATAAACTCGGACGCCAGCGAACTGACGTAG
- a CDS encoding low molecular weight protein-tyrosine-phosphatase → MSVKILMVCLGNICRSPLAEGILASKLPINKFIVDSAGTGSWHIGHSPDKRSIEVAKKNKLDISNQKGRQFKIKDFEDFDYIYVMDSSNYDDIIALSQNSTHTSKVQLILDELFPDEKVDVPDPYYGTNNGFDLVYKMLDQACDIIANKLISEHP, encoded by the coding sequence ATGTCTGTGAAAATTTTAATGGTATGTTTAGGAAACATCTGTCGTTCCCCTTTAGCAGAAGGCATTTTAGCCTCTAAACTACCTATAAACAAATTCATAGTTGATTCAGCAGGGACCGGATCTTGGCATATCGGTCATTCTCCAGACAAACGTTCAATTGAAGTCGCAAAGAAAAACAAACTCGACATCTCGAATCAAAAAGGCAGACAATTCAAAATCAAAGATTTTGAAGACTTTGACTATATCTACGTTATGGACAGTTCAAATTACGATGACATTATTGCTTTATCTCAAAATTCAACACACACTTCCAAGGTGCAACTGATTTTGGACGAATTATTCCCTGATGAAAAAGTAGATGTTCCAGACCCTTATTATGGAACAAATAATGGCTTTGATTTAGTTTACAAAATGCTAGATCAAGCTTGTGATATAATTGCTAATAAATTAATATCAGAGCATCCTTAA
- a CDS encoding methionine aminotransferase, with the protein MSKLPNISTSIFSVMSQLSVEYQAINLSQGFPNFPVDDRLIQITAKLVHEDVHQYTPMAGFPPLLKKIADLTQKQYNRTVNPITEILVTAGATQGIFTAIQAITKTGDEVIVLDPSYDSYEPSILLSQGVPVRIPLNDDYTVNWKAVHQACSSKTRMIIINNPHNPTGRIFTQTDIEELENILEQNPNILLLSDEVYEYITFEQKHISANTRKKILSRSIIASSFGKSFHITGWKVGYLIAPENLMHEIKKVHQFLVFSVNSLSQAAISQYLDVVDLDQIASFYQKKRDYFRRLLAPSRFKLLPCEGSYFQVVSYAAISDENDVDFCKRLVSEFGVAAIPNSTFCANGKDLKLIRFCFAKTDETLEAATKRLITL; encoded by the coding sequence ATGAGTAAGCTTCCCAATATCAGTACTAGTATTTTTTCGGTTATGTCACAATTATCGGTAGAATACCAAGCAATTAATCTATCGCAAGGTTTTCCTAATTTCCCTGTAGATGACAGACTAATCCAAATTACAGCAAAGCTAGTTCATGAAGATGTACATCAATACACTCCTATGGCTGGCTTTCCGCCGTTATTGAAAAAGATAGCAGACTTAACTCAAAAACAATACAACCGAACAGTCAACCCAATTACGGAAATATTAGTAACAGCTGGAGCAACACAAGGAATTTTTACAGCTATACAAGCCATAACAAAAACAGGAGACGAAGTTATTGTACTCGATCCAAGTTACGATTCCTACGAACCGTCTATTTTATTATCCCAAGGGGTTCCTGTTCGTATTCCACTAAATGATGATTACACCGTCAATTGGAAAGCTGTTCATCAAGCGTGTTCATCAAAAACTAGGATGATTATCATCAATAACCCTCACAACCCTACGGGAAGAATCTTCACCCAAACAGACATTGAGGAATTAGAAAATATTCTAGAACAAAACCCAAACATATTATTACTATCTGATGAAGTATACGAATACATCACTTTTGAGCAGAAACATATTTCAGCAAATACTCGTAAAAAAATACTTTCACGTTCTATAATCGCTTCCTCTTTTGGCAAATCATTTCACATTACAGGCTGGAAAGTTGGCTACCTTATTGCTCCAGAAAATCTGATGCACGAAATCAAAAAAGTACATCAATTTTTAGTTTTCAGCGTGAATAGTCTTTCTCAGGCTGCTATTAGTCAATATTTAGATGTAGTTGATTTAGATCAAATTGCTTCTTTTTACCAAAAAAAGCGTGATTATTTCAGAAGACTTCTTGCCCCTAGCCGATTCAAATTACTCCCTTGCGAAGGCAGTTACTTTCAAGTGGTCTCTTATGCCGCTATTTCAGATGAAAACGATGTGGATTTTTGCAAGCGACTCGTTAGCGAATTTGGCGTTGCTGCCATTCCCAACTCAACTTTCTGCGCCAATGGGAAAGACCTCAAACTCATCCGCTTTTGTTTTGCCAAAACAGATGAAACACTTGAAGCTGCTACCAAAAGATTAATTACTTTATAA
- the dnaA gene encoding chromosomal replication initiator protein DnaA, with protein MNKTAQSVWENCLSFIKDNIQDQAYKTWFEPIKSVELTDNALYIQVPSKFFYEWLEEHYVKLLKVALTKELGKNAKLLYKIKMENTYGNKQPFTEQLPSANRVPMKPQEVDAPLKNLNPELRNPFVIPGIRNLKIESQLNANYSFDNFLEGDSNRLARSAGMAVANKPGGTSFNPLLIFGGVGLGKTHLAHAIGVEIKDKYPEKTVLYISAEIFTQQYIDSVKKNNRNDFIHFYQLIDVLIIDDVQFLSGKTGTQDVFFHIFNYLHQNGKQVILTSDKAPVDMQDIEQRLLSRFKWGLSAELHQPDYETRISILKNILYRDGVEIPEDIIEYVARNIKSNVRELEGAIISLIAQSSFNKKEVTIELAKSVVEKFVKNVKREISIDYIQKTVSDYFQLDLETLQSKTRKRHVVQARQLAMFFAKKFTKASLANIGSQIGDRDHATVLHACKTVDNLVATDKQFKKFVDDIHKKLTL; from the coding sequence ATGAACAAAACTGCACAATCAGTATGGGAAAACTGTCTGTCTTTTATAAAAGACAACATTCAAGACCAAGCCTACAAAACTTGGTTTGAACCAATCAAGTCAGTTGAACTTACCGATAATGCGCTTTATATTCAAGTTCCTAGTAAATTCTTTTACGAATGGCTAGAAGAACACTATGTGAAATTATTAAAAGTCGCCCTAACCAAAGAACTTGGGAAAAACGCAAAGTTACTCTATAAAATCAAAATGGAAAACACTTATGGTAACAAACAACCGTTTACGGAACAGTTACCAAGCGCCAATAGAGTTCCCATGAAACCGCAAGAAGTTGATGCTCCATTAAAAAATTTAAACCCAGAGTTAAGAAATCCATTTGTAATTCCTGGCATTCGTAATTTAAAAATCGAGTCTCAACTAAACGCAAATTACAGTTTTGACAATTTCCTTGAAGGAGATTCTAACAGATTAGCTCGTTCAGCAGGTATGGCTGTCGCCAATAAACCAGGTGGAACTTCTTTTAATCCGCTATTAATCTTTGGAGGTGTTGGATTAGGTAAAACACATTTAGCACACGCTATCGGTGTAGAAATCAAGGACAAATACCCTGAAAAAACAGTTTTATACATTTCAGCTGAAATTTTCACACAACAATATATTGACTCCGTCAAAAAGAACAACCGAAATGATTTTATTCACTTCTATCAATTGATTGATGTGTTGATTATTGACGATGTTCAATTTCTATCTGGAAAAACAGGTACTCAAGATGTATTTTTCCATATATTCAACTATCTACATCAAAACGGAAAACAGGTTATATTAACTTCTGACAAAGCTCCTGTTGACATGCAAGATATCGAACAACGTTTGCTATCTCGTTTCAAATGGGGACTATCAGCTGAATTACACCAACCAGATTACGAAACTAGAATCTCAATCTTAAAAAATATTCTTTATCGTGATGGTGTTGAAATCCCAGAAGATATTATTGAATATGTAGCTCGTAACATCAAATCTAACGTTAGAGAACTTGAAGGTGCTATTATTTCTTTGATTGCTCAATCTTCTTTCAATAAAAAAGAGGTGACGATCGAACTTGCTAAAAGTGTCGTAGAGAAATTTGTGAAAAATGTAAAAAGAGAAATCTCTATTGATTACATTCAAAAAACAGTTTCTGATTATTTCCAATTGGACTTAGAAACCTTACAATCTAAAACTAGAAAAAGACACGTTGTTCAAGCAAGACAATTGGCAATGTTCTTTGCTAAAAAATTCACCAAAGCGTCATTAGCAAATATTGGCTCTCAAATTGGAGACCGTGACCACGCTACTGTGTTGCACGCCTGTAAAACAGTGGATAACTTAGTTGCAACTGACAAACAATTCAAGAAATTTGTTGACGATATTCATAAAAAACTAACACTATAG
- a CDS encoding Do family serine endopeptidase, with protein MNRISQLFLVSLMSGATTLGAYKLFFDSNAPFSLDKKPLTTLMNNSYNRNVGLSANVLDFTEAAEKTVHTVVHVKNVSRRTVSNPMLEYFYGYKGGQSQEQIGTGSGVIISEDGYIVTNNHVIKDASEIEITLNNKKSYKAKLIGTDSKMDIALLKIDANEKLPYTSFGDSDNVKVGEWVLAVGNPYNLTSTVTAGIVSAKARNLGDNGIQSFIQTDAAVNPGNSGGALVDTQGNLVGINTMISSMTGSYVGYSFAVPSNVTRKIVEDIMEYGNVQRGILGVEGGELNAMASKELGVNQTEGFYINKVTKDSGAEKSGLQKGDIIVKLDSQKISTFADLSGYINTKRPSDKVLVTYLRDGRTKSATVTLSKNEFFSTEFKGIELENLDAVDKKKFKLDYGVKIKSINNENLAQYTDELKGNIILSIDNVKATNVESVSKLLSKKDENQSIRLEMVNKNGEVIRIII; from the coding sequence ATGAATAGAATTTCACAGCTTTTTCTGGTTTCACTGATGAGTGGAGCTACTACTTTGGGAGCTTACAAATTATTTTTTGATAGCAACGCTCCTTTTTCTTTAGATAAAAAACCATTGACAACCTTAATGAATAATTCCTATAATCGAAATGTAGGTTTGTCCGCAAATGTGTTGGATTTTACTGAAGCAGCCGAAAAGACCGTCCACACAGTAGTTCACGTAAAAAACGTATCGCGTAGAACGGTTTCAAACCCTATGCTTGAATATTTCTATGGATACAAAGGAGGTCAATCTCAAGAACAAATCGGAACAGGATCTGGTGTAATTATTTCAGAAGACGGTTATATTGTAACCAATAATCACGTAATTAAAGACGCTTCTGAAATAGAGATCACATTGAACAATAAGAAATCCTATAAAGCCAAACTGATTGGAACTGATTCTAAAATGGATATTGCATTGTTGAAAATTGATGCTAATGAAAAGTTACCTTATACCTCCTTTGGAGATTCAGATAATGTAAAAGTAGGCGAGTGGGTACTGGCTGTGGGGAATCCATACAATTTGACCTCAACAGTAACAGCAGGAATTGTTTCTGCCAAAGCTAGAAATTTGGGTGATAACGGAATCCAATCGTTTATTCAAACAGATGCGGCCGTGAACCCCGGAAATAGTGGAGGTGCATTAGTAGATACACAAGGAAACTTGGTTGGAATTAATACTATGATTTCATCAATGACAGGTTCTTACGTTGGGTATTCTTTTGCTGTTCCGTCTAATGTTACTCGTAAAATCGTTGAAGATATAATGGAATATGGTAATGTACAAAGAGGGATTTTAGGTGTAGAAGGTGGCGAGTTAAACGCTATGGCTTCTAAGGAATTGGGTGTTAACCAAACTGAAGGGTTTTATATTAACAAAGTGACCAAAGATTCAGGGGCCGAAAAATCTGGTTTGCAAAAAGGTGATATTATTGTCAAATTAGACAGTCAAAAGATCTCCACATTTGCCGATTTATCGGGTTATATCAATACTAAACGTCCAAGTGATAAAGTATTAGTTACTTATCTTAGAGATGGAAGAACTAAATCAGCAACCGTAACTTTGAGCAAAAATGAATTCTTCTCTACTGAATTCAAAGGAATCGAATTGGAGAATCTGGATGCTGTCGACAAAAAGAAATTCAAATTAGATTATGGTGTGAAAATCAAGTCTATCAACAATGAAAATTTGGCACAGTATACCGACGAACTAAAAGGAAATATTATTTTGAGCATCGATAATGTGAAGGCTACCAATGTTGAATCTGTTTCTAAATTGTTAAGCAAAAAGGATGAAAATCAAAGTATTCGATTGGAAATGGTCAATAAAAATGGCGAAGTAATTAGAATTATTATTTAA
- a CDS encoding beta-agarase, with amino-acid sequence MKTTTFLLLLLPLSFNLNSCTKDSAEITAPPPVLITPKPTPEVTDYKLIAVPADAGTGKKWEFQTDMSDDFEYTYATSSSKTTFGDGKWTNFYHNAWDGPGLTKWKHENVTIVDGVLKLITTRLSGETKDYDYGGATITGKATRLGAVVSNKQIVYPVYIESRIKIANSVNTSGAWMLSPDDTQEIDFMEAWGGKAARNNVTGGRLFSKTIHLSHHVFIRSPFQDYQPADVTTWYTDTKVGDWSDAYHRYGVYWKSPTELEYYIDGVLVQSTNSLDTSGSKDGIDPKSYTSPTKETASRTGLNKPMDILFTMEDQNWRAGIGCTPTDEEIKDTDGHTMKIDWIRIFKPVNK; translated from the coding sequence ATGAAAACAACAACATTTCTATTATTATTACTACCATTAAGTTTTAACTTAAATTCCTGCACAAAAGATTCAGCTGAAATAACAGCGCCACCACCAGTTCTAATTACTCCAAAACCAACTCCTGAAGTAACTGACTATAAGTTAATAGCTGTACCCGCCGATGCTGGAACAGGAAAAAAATGGGAATTTCAGACCGACATGTCAGATGATTTTGAATATACTTACGCCACCTCTAGTTCAAAAACTACTTTTGGAGATGGCAAATGGACTAACTTCTACCATAATGCTTGGGATGGTCCAGGATTAACTAAATGGAAACATGAAAATGTCACTATAGTAGACGGTGTTTTAAAACTGATCACAACACGCCTAAGTGGAGAAACCAAGGATTACGATTACGGAGGGGCAACTATTACCGGAAAAGCAACCCGATTAGGTGCAGTAGTATCTAATAAACAAATAGTATATCCTGTATATATTGAAAGTAGAATTAAAATCGCAAATAGCGTAAACACTTCTGGCGCCTGGATGTTAAGTCCTGATGATACACAAGAAATTGATTTCATGGAAGCCTGGGGCGGAAAAGCAGCAAGAAATAATGTGACCGGAGGAAGACTGTTCTCAAAGACTATTCATTTAAGCCACCATGTATTTATTAGGTCCCCGTTTCAAGATTACCAACCAGCAGATGTCACAACTTGGTACACGGATACTAAAGTTGGAGATTGGTCAGATGCCTACCACCGTTATGGAGTTTATTGGAAAAGCCCAACTGAGCTAGAATACTACATCGATGGTGTACTTGTACAATCAACAAACAGTTTAGACACATCAGGTTCAAAGGACGGAATTGACCCTAAAAGCTACACTTCACCAACAAAAGAAACAGCAAGTAGAACTGGTTTAAATAAACCAATGGATATTTTATTCACCATGGAAGACCAAAACTGGAGAGCTGGCATTGGTTGCACCCCTACAGATGAAGAGATAAAAGATACTGACGGTCACACCATGAAAATTGATTGGATCCGTATTTTCAAACCAGTAAATAAATAA
- a CDS encoding SAM-dependent methyltransferase, whose product MKPNNNLGKLYLIPTTMGDCDPMDVLPQTIKRAIDLIDYYIVENEKTARKSIKEVQPEKKQSDLVLFALNKHTETKEHLDFIKPLLEGKNMGLMSEAGCPGVADPGAVIVKIAHDKGIQVIPLVGPSSILLAMMASGMNGQSFTFHGYLPIEKDEKKASFKLLERTSFEKNQSQIFIETPYRNNKLLEDLIQTLHPETYLCIATDITLPTEFIKTKKIAAWKKEIIDLHKRPTIFIIHKM is encoded by the coding sequence ATGAAGCCCAATAATAACCTAGGAAAACTCTACTTAATCCCAACTACCATGGGAGACTGTGACCCAATGGATGTTTTACCACAAACTATAAAAAGAGCGATAGACTTAATTGACTATTATATTGTTGAAAACGAAAAGACAGCTCGAAAATCAATCAAAGAAGTACAACCTGAAAAAAAACAATCCGATCTAGTACTTTTTGCATTAAACAAGCATACCGAAACCAAAGAACATTTGGATTTCATAAAACCATTATTAGAAGGTAAAAACATGGGATTAATGAGCGAAGCTGGTTGTCCAGGTGTTGCAGACCCAGGAGCTGTAATTGTAAAAATCGCACATGATAAAGGTATTCAGGTTATCCCATTGGTTGGCCCCTCTTCAATCTTATTAGCTATGATGGCTTCAGGAATGAACGGACAAAGCTTTACTTTTCATGGTTATCTACCCATAGAAAAGGATGAAAAAAAAGCAAGTTTCAAATTATTAGAACGAACTTCATTCGAAAAAAATCAATCGCAAATTTTTATCGAAACACCTTATCGTAACAATAAATTACTGGAAGATTTAATTCAAACCTTGCATCCAGAGACATATTTGTGTATTGCCACAGATATTACTTTACCAACGGAATTCATCAAAACAAAAAAAATTGCCGCTTGGAAAAAGGAAATAATCGATTTACACAAACGACCAACTATTTTCATTATTCATAAAATGTAA
- a CDS encoding DUF2279 domain-containing protein, translating into MFIGIIAFSSYSQNRISTFLKPADSLNIKRKNAVILTEALAVTTALIGLNQLWYADYPRSKFHFINDNQEWLQMDKLGHSYTSYQMGRMGAELLDWSGATKKEQLIYGAGLGFTFLTAVEVLDGFSSEWGASMGDVIANASGTALYVSQELLWKEQRIIPKFSFQKSVYAQQRSNVLGSTFTEQLLKDYNGQTYWLSINLHSFAKNTKIPKWFNLAFGLGADGMITGNKETPYILSDVNSIQKRQFYLSLDVDLTKIDTKSHFLKTFFSVFNSIKIPAPTIELTANESVRVHLLHF; encoded by the coding sequence GTGTTTATAGGAATCATAGCTTTCTCTTCTTATTCACAAAACAGAATTTCAACTTTTCTAAAACCTGCGGATAGCCTCAATATTAAGCGCAAAAATGCGGTCATACTTACAGAAGCTTTGGCGGTAACAACAGCTCTAATAGGTTTGAATCAATTGTGGTATGCCGATTATCCTCGTTCAAAATTCCATTTTATAAACGACAATCAGGAATGGTTGCAAATGGATAAACTCGGCCACAGCTACACTTCCTACCAAATGGGACGAATGGGAGCCGAATTACTAGACTGGAGCGGTGCCACCAAAAAAGAGCAACTGATTTATGGAGCAGGATTGGGTTTTACCTTTTTGACTGCTGTCGAAGTATTGGACGGTTTTTCTAGCGAATGGGGCGCGTCCATGGGAGATGTAATAGCCAATGCCTCCGGAACAGCTTTGTATGTTTCGCAAGAACTATTATGGAAAGAGCAACGTATCATTCCTAAATTTTCCTTTCAAAAAAGTGTTTATGCACAACAGCGTTCTAATGTTTTAGGAAGTACTTTTACAGAACAATTACTAAAAGACTACAATGGCCAAACTTATTGGTTATCAATCAATTTACATTCTTTTGCCAAAAACACCAAAATACCTAAGTGGTTTAACCTAGCTTTTGGACTTGGAGCAGACGGAATGATTACTGGAAACAAAGAAACACCTTACATATTAAGCGACGTAAATAGCATCCAAAAAAGACAATTTTACCTCAGCTTAGACGTTGACCTAACGAAAATAGACACAAAATCGCACTTTTTAAAAACTTTTTTCTCCGTTTTTAACAGCATAAAAATCCCCGCACCTACAATAGAATTAACAGCTAACGAGTCAGTTAGGGTCCATCTCCTCCACTTTTAA